A region of Flocculibacter collagenilyticus DNA encodes the following proteins:
- a CDS encoding GIY-YIG nuclease family protein, whose protein sequence is MNTWYLYLIRCRSNTLYTGITTDVKRRFAEHQSGSKKGAKYLKGKGPLQLVFSVEVGSKSQACKAEIAVKRLTKSRKEYLIKHPKTWSILSTQSADLT, encoded by the coding sequence ATGAATACGTGGTATTTATACCTGATCCGTTGTCGCAGTAATACCTTATATACAGGCATTACTACTGACGTTAAAAGGCGTTTCGCAGAGCACCAAAGTGGCAGTAAAAAAGGCGCAAAGTATCTAAAAGGTAAAGGACCACTACAGCTAGTTTTCAGTGTTGAAGTAGGAAGTAAGTCGCAAGCTTGTAAAGCAGAGATTGCGGTTAAACGCTTGACTAAGTCTCGCAAAGAATATTTGATTAAGCACCCTAAAACCTGGTCAATATTATCCACACAGTCAGCGGATCTCACCTGA